Proteins found in one Nocardia brasiliensis ATCC 700358 genomic segment:
- a CDS encoding ANTAR domain-containing protein has translation MNNVFEERGQPSLGRALPELLAARAVIEQAKGALMLAYGIDAEQAFGMLRKRSQATNVKLRELAAQLIAELPSLDLAPPELRRKVDHLLHGPSQAEN, from the coding sequence ATGAACAATGTATTCGAGGAACGTGGCCAACCGTCCCTCGGACGCGCCTTACCCGAACTCTTGGCCGCGCGGGCCGTGATCGAGCAGGCCAAAGGCGCGTTGATGTTGGCCTACGGTATCGATGCCGAGCAGGCGTTCGGGATGCTGCGTAAGCGCTCGCAGGCAACGAATGTCAAGCTCAGGGAACTCGCCGCGCAGCTGATCGCCGAATTGCCGAGCCTGGATCTGGCGCCGCCGGAGTTGCGGCGCAAGGTCGACCATCTGCTGCACGGGCCATCGCAAGCCGAAAACTGA
- a CDS encoding SGNH/GDSL hydrolase family protein, producing MAAAPAAAQPTAPAYREYVSLGDSFTADVLTAIPPATEFAPFNCDQSATNYPRLVAAALSVPVFRDASCGGAKTADMTAPQTVPLGTNPPQLDRLTRTTDLVTLSIGGNDLGLQELIPQCLSAAALLPGLPGAGGCAARRTATGRDPIETRTRATESEVVATIGRIRQRAPHARILLVDYLDALPATGCVPELPATDVDAAYLRAQLVRLNTMLADVAAETGVQLVDTFAATTGHDVCQAPDVRYVEGLLPFSARNPQLAAFPFHPNAAGAQAQARAVLDAIGRPA from the coding sequence GTGGCCGCCGCACCCGCGGCGGCGCAGCCGACCGCACCGGCCTATCGCGAATATGTTTCCCTCGGTGACTCTTTCACCGCGGACGTGCTCACCGCGATCCCACCGGCCACCGAATTCGCCCCGTTCAACTGCGACCAATCGGCCACGAACTATCCCCGGCTCGTCGCGGCCGCGCTGTCCGTCCCGGTCTTTCGCGATGCCAGCTGCGGCGGCGCGAAAACCGCGGACATGACCGCGCCGCAAACGGTGCCGCTCGGCACCAATCCCCCACAGCTGGACCGGCTGACGCGCACCACCGACCTCGTGACGCTGAGCATCGGTGGCAACGATCTCGGCCTGCAAGAGCTGATCCCGCAATGCCTTTCAGCCGCGGCTCTGCTGCCCGGCCTGCCCGGCGCCGGTGGTTGCGCCGCGCGGCGGACCGCGACTGGCCGCGATCCGATCGAAACCCGCACCCGCGCCACCGAATCCGAGGTCGTGGCGACGATCGGCCGGATCCGGCAACGGGCCCCGCACGCGCGGATCCTGCTCGTCGACTACCTGGACGCGCTCCCGGCCACCGGGTGCGTGCCCGAACTGCCCGCCACGGACGTCGACGCGGCTTACCTGCGGGCGCAGCTCGTCCGGCTGAACACCATGCTCGCCGATGTCGCCGCGGAGACCGGTGTGCAACTCGTCGACACCTTCGCCGCCACGACCGGCCACGACGTCTGCCAAGCACCCGACGTGCGCTATGTCGAAGGGCTGCTGCCTTTCTCGGCCAGGAACCCGCAGTTGGCCGCCTTCCCGTTCCATCCCAACGCGGCCGGCGCGCAGGCCCAGGCCCGCGCGGTCCTCGACGCGATCGGCCGTCCCGCGTGA
- a CDS encoding DUF1460 domain-containing protein, whose translation MLARVLLVLFTLVIGAATALPAASGTPDAAFDDATARRIDDALAARAGAQSKGDSIERVSRPFLGTPYVANTLIGSAGQAEQLVVDLQRVDCFTYLDYVEALSRSTTRDEFTANLIQTRYADGVVDFAHRKHFFSDWAHTPRVAATDITRSLSPGAVTVAKRLNAKADGGQFLPGLPVTDRDITYIPGAAVDDTVIGQLRTGDYLGAYSDTPGLDVTHVGIFVMTPAGPMFRNASSLAENNRVVDSPLAEYVRSVPGLVVFRAQ comes from the coding sequence ATGCTCGCCCGTGTCCTGCTCGTCCTGTTCACGCTGGTCATAGGCGCGGCGACCGCGCTGCCCGCGGCCTCGGGCACCCCGGACGCCGCCTTCGACGACGCCACCGCGCGCAGGATCGATGACGCGCTCGCGGCCCGGGCGGGCGCACAGAGCAAAGGCGACTCGATCGAGCGGGTCTCGCGGCCCTTCCTCGGGACGCCGTATGTCGCGAACACGCTGATCGGCTCCGCGGGCCAGGCCGAGCAACTGGTGGTCGACCTGCAGCGGGTGGATTGCTTCACCTACCTCGACTACGTCGAGGCGCTCAGCCGCTCCACCACCCGGGACGAGTTCACCGCCAACCTGATCCAGACGCGATACGCCGACGGCGTCGTCGACTTCGCGCATCGCAAGCATTTCTTCAGCGATTGGGCGCACACCCCGCGCGTCGCCGCGACCGACATCACCCGCTCGCTCAGTCCGGGCGCGGTCACCGTCGCCAAGCGGCTGAATGCGAAAGCCGATGGTGGGCAGTTCCTTCCGGGGCTACCGGTGACCGATCGGGACATCACCTATATTCCGGGCGCCGCCGTCGACGACACTGTCATCGGTCAGCTGCGTACGGGCGATTACCTCGGCGCTTATTCCGACACTCCCGGCCTGGACGTCACCCACGTCGGGATTTTCGTCATGACGCCGGCCGGTCCGATGTTCCGCAACGCGTCGTCGCTGGCCGAGAACAACAGGGTGGTCGACTCACCGTTGGCGGAGTACGTCCGGTCGGTGCCGGGCCTCGTGGTGTTCCGCGCGCAATAA
- a CDS encoding cyclopropane mycolic acid synthase family methyltransferase, with product MSRHAPFYAEVQSHYDLSDDFFALFLDPSRTYSCAYWKESGYTLEQAQRAKIDLALDKCALQPGMTLLDVGCGWGATMLRAVEKYDVNVIGLTLSRNQRDYVQAQLDQRASGGHAEVRLQGWEEFDGQVDRIVSIGAFEHFRQERYADFFDFAYGALGPDGRMLLHTIVVYGLDHMRANGIPLTRRDIDFMRFIRTEIFPGGQLPIPWGRFPRGVREYAETAGFAVTRIHPLRLHYAKTLDHWAAALQEREDEAVALVGAQTFETYLRYFTGCAHHFRVGHIDVMQFTCAKGVHLSH from the coding sequence ATGAGTCGTCACGCCCCGTTCTATGCCGAGGTGCAATCCCATTACGACCTGTCCGACGATTTCTTCGCGCTGTTTCTCGACCCCAGCCGCACCTACAGCTGTGCGTACTGGAAAGAGTCCGGCTACACCCTGGAGCAGGCGCAGCGGGCGAAAATCGATCTGGCACTGGACAAGTGCGCATTGCAACCCGGAATGACGCTGCTGGACGTCGGATGCGGCTGGGGCGCGACAATGCTGCGCGCAGTGGAAAAGTACGACGTGAACGTCATCGGTCTCACGCTGAGCCGCAATCAACGCGACTACGTGCAGGCGCAGTTGGATCAGCGGGCGAGCGGCGGTCACGCGGAGGTCCGGCTGCAAGGGTGGGAGGAATTCGACGGGCAGGTCGACCGGATCGTGAGCATCGGCGCCTTCGAGCATTTCCGGCAGGAACGCTATGCGGATTTCTTCGACTTCGCCTACGGCGCACTGGGTCCGGACGGCCGCATGCTGCTGCACACGATCGTCGTGTACGGGCTCGACCATATGCGCGCCAACGGCATTCCGCTCACCCGGCGCGACATCGACTTCATGCGGTTCATCCGCACCGAGATATTTCCCGGCGGTCAGCTGCCGATCCCGTGGGGTCGATTCCCGCGCGGGGTACGTGAATACGCCGAGACGGCCGGTTTCGCGGTGACCCGGATCCACCCGTTGCGGCTGCACTACGCGAAGACGCTCGACCACTGGGCCGCGGCGCTGCAGGAGCGCGAGGACGAGGCCGTCGCGCTGGTCGGCGCGCAGACCTTCGAGACCTATCTGCGCTATTTCACCGGCTGTGCGCACCACTTTCGGGTCGGGCACATCGACGTCATGCAGTTCACCTGTGCCAAGGGGGTGCACCTCAGCCACTAG
- a CDS encoding alkaline phosphatase D family protein: MAKLLLGPVLRHVDTTSATVWVETDSACEVDVLGLRANTFQVGEQHFALVLVTGLTPGTSTPYEVRLDGVSVWPEPESRFPACRIRTRPVEKILFGSCRAAKATAHAEADPVGLDALDAYAARMRELPEDRWPDALLLLGDQVYADEPTPQLRAWLHQQRGDQEPRGEVVSFREYGELYHETWSDPEIRWLLSTVQTSMIFDDHDIRDDWNTSRTWRTRMAEKPWWRSRIRAGLASYWVYQHIGNLGPAELADNELYRAVTASGADVRTLLEDFAERADREADGRRPTRWSYRRDFGRIRLLMIDTRGGRILDGQRLMVGTEEFDWIEANAAGEFDHLLIGSSLPWLMPHALSHLQSLNERAANQPGLRGRLGEKLRQAADLEHWPAFRGSFERLAGLIHRIGTAPDAPRTICVLSGDVHHSYAARAHYAHPTKSQVLQLVCSPVHNDPPKRFRPVFALSWATPIASALRWLADRRGISPDPVRWTKVSGPHFGNSIGALDITGDAARFTLETAREGVGLVEVGRLDLTTD; encoded by the coding sequence ATGGCGAAGCTGCTTTTGGGGCCGGTGTTACGGCACGTCGACACCACCTCGGCGACCGTCTGGGTGGAGACGGACAGTGCGTGCGAAGTAGATGTTCTGGGCTTGCGCGCGAACACCTTTCAGGTCGGCGAGCAGCATTTCGCGCTGGTGCTCGTCACCGGATTGACGCCGGGCACGTCGACGCCGTACGAGGTGCGACTGGACGGGGTATCGGTGTGGCCGGAGCCCGAATCCCGTTTTCCGGCCTGCCGGATCCGCACCCGACCTGTCGAGAAGATCCTGTTCGGCTCGTGCCGGGCGGCCAAGGCGACGGCGCACGCCGAGGCGGACCCGGTCGGCCTCGACGCGCTGGACGCCTACGCGGCCCGCATGCGGGAGTTGCCCGAAGACCGGTGGCCCGACGCCTTGCTGCTGCTGGGCGATCAGGTGTACGCCGACGAGCCGACGCCACAGCTGCGGGCCTGGTTGCACCAACAGCGCGGTGACCAGGAACCACGGGGTGAGGTGGTGTCGTTCCGGGAGTACGGCGAGCTGTATCACGAGACCTGGAGCGATCCGGAGATCCGCTGGCTGTTGTCGACGGTGCAGACCTCGATGATCTTCGATGACCACGACATCCGCGACGACTGGAACACCTCGCGCACCTGGCGTACGCGGATGGCGGAAAAGCCTTGGTGGCGCAGCCGGATTCGCGCCGGGCTCGCGAGCTACTGGGTGTACCAGCACATCGGCAATCTCGGACCGGCCGAACTCGCGGACAACGAGCTGTACCGCGCGGTCACCGCGTCGGGCGCGGATGTCCGCACCCTGCTGGAAGATTTCGCCGAACGCGCCGATCGAGAAGCAGACGGGCGCAGGCCGACCCGCTGGAGTTACCGGCGCGATTTCGGCCGGATCCGGCTGCTGATGATCGACACCCGCGGCGGACGCATCCTCGACGGTCAGCGGTTGATGGTCGGGACCGAGGAATTCGACTGGATCGAGGCGAACGCCGCGGGCGAGTTCGACCACCTCCTCATCGGATCGTCGTTGCCATGGCTGATGCCGCACGCGCTCAGCCACCTCCAGTCGCTCAACGAACGCGCCGCGAACCAGCCTGGGCTGCGCGGCAGGCTCGGCGAAAAGCTGCGGCAGGCGGCAGATCTGGAGCATTGGCCCGCGTTCCGCGGATCGTTCGAGCGTTTGGCCGGACTGATCCACCGCATCGGTACCGCACCCGACGCGCCGCGCACGATCTGCGTGCTGTCCGGCGACGTGCACCACAGCTACGCCGCCCGCGCCCACTACGCACACCCGACGAAATCTCAAGTGCTGCAACTGGTGTGCTCACCCGTGCACAATGACCCGCCGAAGCGGTTCCGGCCCGTGTTCGCCCTCTCGTGGGCCACACCGATCGCCTCGGCGCTGCGGTGGCTCGCCGACCGGCGGGGCATCTCCCCGGACCCGGTGCGCTGGACCAAGGTGAGCGGTCCGCATTTCGGGAACTCGATCGGCGCGCTCGACATCACCGGCGACGCAGCCAGGTTCACCCTGGAGACGGCCCGGGAAGGTGTCGGCCTGGTCGAGGTGGGCCGGCTGGACCTGACGACGGACTGA
- a CDS encoding M64 family metallopeptidase, with amino-acid sequence MPLLRRLSTIMFGTVIIAGLSTATGSATQYEEREVFSPDGTISRVVTPVQDQTPAPRSAVQADVVPIQQTGPSSQRFDLVFVGDGYTSAELGKYKQQATSRWNELTQVEPFKSYKNSFNVWAVNVVSQQSGVDNDPRGTYRNTALDMTFWCGGTERLLCVNENKALQFARLAPEVDQVVALANTTKYGGAGGRVATSSGGNTAAGQIVLHELGHTIGGLADEYDYPDDRYTGGEPREVNASIYASAQMQQKRTKWYQYLGKPSPDGGVVGTYEGAVYHKRGVYRPTENSLMRALGREFNLIGLDAMKAAIERKAPPNKP; translated from the coding sequence ATGCCGCTGCTACGACGTCTGTCCACCATCATGTTCGGCACGGTGATCATCGCCGGACTGTCCACCGCCACCGGATCCGCCACGCAATACGAAGAGCGAGAAGTCTTTTCGCCCGACGGCACGATCAGCCGGGTCGTCACACCGGTCCAGGACCAGACCCCGGCCCCGCGCTCGGCGGTACAGGCCGATGTGGTGCCGATCCAGCAGACCGGCCCGTCGAGTCAGCGCTTCGATCTCGTCTTCGTCGGTGACGGCTATACCTCGGCCGAACTGGGCAAATACAAGCAGCAGGCGACCAGTCGCTGGAACGAGCTGACCCAGGTCGAACCGTTCAAGTCGTACAAGAACTCCTTCAACGTCTGGGCCGTGAACGTGGTGTCCCAGCAGTCCGGGGTGGACAACGATCCCCGCGGCACCTATCGGAATACCGCGCTGGACATGACCTTCTGGTGCGGCGGCACGGAGCGGCTGCTCTGCGTCAACGAGAACAAGGCGCTGCAGTTCGCCCGGCTCGCACCCGAGGTCGACCAGGTGGTCGCGCTGGCCAACACCACGAAATACGGCGGCGCGGGCGGCCGGGTCGCCACTTCGTCGGGTGGCAATACCGCGGCCGGGCAGATCGTGCTGCACGAACTCGGGCACACCATCGGCGGATTGGCCGACGAGTACGACTACCCCGACGACCGCTACACCGGCGGCGAACCGCGCGAGGTCAACGCTTCGATCTACGCCAGCGCGCAGATGCAGCAGAAGCGCACCAAGTGGTACCAGTACCTCGGCAAACCCTCACCCGACGGCGGCGTGGTCGGCACCTACGAAGGCGCGGTCTATCACAAGCGCGGGGTGTACCGGCCGACGGAGAACTCGTTGATGCGAGCGCTCGGACGGGAATTCAACCTCATCGGCCTGGACGCGATGAAGGCCGCGATCGAGCGGAAGGCTCCGCCGAACAAGCCCTGA
- a CDS encoding Xaa-Pro dipeptidyl-peptidase, translating into MAAIPRPWQRLALVSAVGAMLLCGAPAMAQPASGPSFSGGEAQPVFDAAAPIRKDLWVRAPIDSDRDGKDDEVHIQVVRPAGATGKLPVVYQASPYFSGGNDVTNHGVDVELYVPGGPEGRMAKAPGEMRARVAEDLRVAGITLANGQITWQYEEYFLSRGYAVMYGESLGSGKSTGCPTSGARNETIGARAPIDWLNGRAEARDEQGKRAVADWASGKVGMMGVSYNGTLPNAVASTGVPGLEAIVPIAAISSWYDYYRAAGAVVAPGTYQGEDTDVLARYVYTRADQNICKPVIDQLERDQDRVTGDVNKFWEERDYLNDVGKVRAAVLAVHGLNDFNVKTKHVAQWYAALTKANIPHKIWLHQSGHVDPISLRRDEWLRTVNRWFSKYLLGQNNGIDREPKATIQREDKSWVNEAEWPAPGAAAAIAQFTPGGRTAGGLVPIGGANGAPPESLDDDASKTAADLVAAPSSPNRLAYYTKATRSALRISGTVDVALRMTFQRPAANVTALLVDRGPDGKSRIITRGWVDPQNRDSLGKTTPITPGTQYSINLSMQPHDYLLPKGHKLGVVILSSDNEYTLRPKPGPGFSVNLTETKVTFPVVGGQGVFNVATG; encoded by the coding sequence ATGGCGGCGATTCCCAGACCGTGGCAACGACTGGCCCTGGTGAGCGCGGTGGGTGCGATGCTGCTGTGCGGCGCACCCGCGATGGCGCAACCGGCAAGCGGGCCATCGTTTTCCGGCGGCGAGGCCCAGCCGGTCTTCGACGCGGCCGCGCCGATCCGCAAGGACCTGTGGGTCCGGGCGCCGATCGACAGCGACCGGGACGGCAAGGACGACGAGGTGCATATCCAGGTCGTCCGTCCGGCGGGGGCGACCGGCAAGCTGCCGGTCGTGTACCAGGCGAGCCCGTACTTCTCCGGCGGCAACGACGTCACCAACCACGGTGTCGACGTCGAGCTCTACGTGCCCGGCGGGCCGGAAGGCCGAATGGCCAAGGCGCCCGGCGAGATGCGCGCGCGGGTGGCCGAAGACCTGCGGGTCGCGGGCATCACGCTGGCCAACGGGCAGATCACCTGGCAGTACGAGGAGTACTTCCTGTCCCGCGGTTACGCGGTGATGTACGGGGAATCGCTCGGCTCCGGTAAGTCCACCGGCTGCCCGACCTCGGGCGCGCGCAACGAGACCATCGGCGCCCGCGCCCCGATCGACTGGCTCAACGGCCGGGCCGAGGCCAGGGACGAGCAGGGCAAGCGCGCCGTAGCCGATTGGGCCAGCGGCAAAGTCGGCATGATGGGCGTCTCCTACAACGGGACGCTGCCGAACGCGGTCGCCTCGACCGGCGTACCCGGCCTGGAGGCCATCGTGCCCATCGCCGCGATCAGCAGCTGGTACGACTACTACCGCGCCGCCGGTGCGGTGGTCGCGCCCGGCACGTACCAGGGTGAAGACACCGACGTGCTGGCCCGCTACGTCTACACCAGGGCGGACCAGAACATCTGCAAGCCGGTCATCGACCAGCTAGAACGAGACCAGGACCGGGTCACCGGTGATGTGAACAAGTTCTGGGAGGAGCGCGACTACCTCAACGACGTCGGCAAGGTGCGGGCCGCGGTGCTGGCCGTGCACGGGCTCAACGACTTCAACGTCAAGACCAAGCATGTCGCGCAGTGGTACGCGGCGCTCACGAAAGCCAATATCCCGCACAAGATCTGGCTGCACCAGTCCGGCCACGTAGACCCGATCAGCCTGCGCCGCGACGAATGGCTGCGCACGGTGAACCGCTGGTTCAGCAAGTATCTGCTCGGCCAGAACAACGGGATCGACCGGGAACCCAAGGCCACCATCCAGCGGGAGGACAAGTCCTGGGTCAACGAGGCGGAATGGCCCGCACCCGGTGCCGCCGCGGCGATCGCGCAGTTCACACCCGGTGGCCGCACCGCAGGCGGCCTCGTGCCGATCGGCGGCGCCAACGGTGCGCCGCCGGAATCGCTCGACGACGACGCGAGCAAGACGGCCGCGGACCTCGTCGCCGCGCCCAGCTCCCCGAATCGCCTGGCCTACTACACCAAAGCGACCAGGTCCGCGCTGCGGATAAGCGGCACAGTCGATGTCGCGTTGCGGATGACCTTCCAGCGGCCGGCCGCCAATGTCACCGCGCTGCTGGTGGATCGGGGACCGGACGGGAAATCCCGCATCATCACGAGAGGTTGGGTGGATCCGCAGAACCGGGACTCGCTCGGCAAGACGACCCCGATCACGCCGGGCACGCAGTACTCGATCAACCTGTCCATGCAGCCGCACGACTATCTGCTGCCGAAAGGACACAAGCTGGGCGTGGTCATCCTGTCCAGTGACAACGAGTACACCCTGCGACCCAAACCGGGCCCCGGGTTCTCGGTGAACCTCACCGAGACCAAGGTGACCTTCCCGGTGGTCGGCGGGCAGGGCGTCTTCAACGTCGCGACCGGCTAG
- a CDS encoding LLM class F420-dependent oxidoreductase, which translates to MELGLHLPIFDIDGGTTAIAGELARVGAAAEAAGATWLSFMDHYFQIEPTGLPAEANMLEGYTSLGYLAAHTSTVELGLLVTGVTYRHPGLLAKIVTTLDVLSGGRAALGIGAAWFEREHRGLGVPYPPLGERFGRLEEALQICRQMWDPEHNGPFEGTYYQLAETLCAPQPISKPTVLIGGSGERKTLRLVAQYGDACNLFGSSPEDVRHKLDVLRRHCDDVGRDYRDIRVTVMANNPRPDPQRRDEFVRQMADYSPLGVHTVIITPTTGAPAAWIDAMAPAVKQLAELG; encoded by the coding sequence ATGGAACTCGGTTTGCATCTTCCGATCTTCGATATCGACGGTGGCACCACGGCCATCGCCGGTGAACTCGCCCGGGTCGGCGCCGCCGCGGAGGCGGCGGGCGCGACCTGGTTGTCCTTCATGGATCACTACTTCCAGATCGAGCCGACGGGCCTGCCCGCGGAGGCGAACATGCTGGAGGGTTACACCTCGCTCGGCTATCTCGCCGCGCACACCTCCACCGTCGAACTGGGCCTGCTCGTCACCGGCGTGACCTATCGCCATCCCGGGCTGCTCGCCAAGATCGTCACCACCCTCGACGTGCTGTCCGGTGGCCGGGCCGCGCTCGGCATCGGTGCCGCGTGGTTCGAGCGCGAACACCGCGGGCTCGGGGTGCCGTATCCGCCGCTCGGCGAACGGTTCGGGCGGCTGGAAGAAGCGTTGCAGATCTGCCGGCAGATGTGGGATCCGGAGCACAACGGGCCGTTCGAGGGCACGTATTACCAACTGGCAGAGACGCTCTGCGCCCCGCAGCCGATCTCGAAGCCGACGGTGCTGATCGGCGGCAGTGGCGAGCGCAAGACCCTGCGCCTGGTCGCACAGTACGGGGACGCCTGCAATCTGTTCGGCTCCTCCCCGGAGGACGTCCGGCACAAACTCGACGTGCTGCGCAGGCACTGCGACGACGTCGGCCGGGACTACCGGGACATCCGGGTCACCGTGATGGCCAACAACCCACGCCCCGACCCGCAGCGCCGCGACGAATTCGTCAGGCAGATGGCCGATTACTCCCCGCTCGGCGTGCACACCGTCATCATCACGCCGACCACGGGCGCGCCCGCCGCGTGGATCGACGCCATGGCGCCGGCGGTCAAGCAGCTCGCCGAACTCGGCTGA
- a CDS encoding MFS transporter, translated as MTDTPTSGARFARVVAASVAGTTIEFYDFFLYGLAAALVFNKVFFPADDPLVGVLLALATYAVGFLARPLGGVLFGHLGDRLGRRRTLSITLLLMGGATVAIGLIPSYASIGVAAPLLLVLLRLVQGIALGGEWGGAVLLVAEHGSPAHRGFWSSWPQTGGPLGNLLATGVLAVLGLGVSNAEFQAWGWRIPFLLSIVLVLVGLWLRHAVEESPIFLEAQARAAGRSGHAPVRIVLRRFRKQVLIAALADVGEKATYYTFSIFLLAYLTQVVHVPKSTVLSSITIASCFQAAAIVAGGAVGDRFGRRPTSVLLAGLIALWAFLALPLVDGGRWTVITVVITIGLTMHGLLTGIQAPFFAELFPSEVRYTGASLGYQLATVVGGALTPLIGVALLDRYPSTVPVSLLLCAMLACTATAFLWAGETRRLDLRTIAHEDEPTTVA; from the coding sequence ATGACCGACACTCCCACCTCCGGTGCTCGTTTCGCCCGGGTGGTCGCCGCCAGCGTGGCGGGGACGACCATCGAGTTCTACGACTTCTTCCTCTATGGTCTGGCTGCCGCGCTGGTCTTCAACAAGGTGTTCTTCCCGGCAGACGATCCCTTGGTCGGGGTGCTGCTGGCATTGGCGACCTACGCGGTCGGGTTCTTGGCGCGGCCGCTCGGTGGCGTGCTGTTCGGGCATCTGGGCGACCGGCTCGGGCGGCGGCGGACCCTATCGATCACGTTGCTGCTGATGGGCGGTGCGACCGTCGCGATCGGATTGATTCCGTCCTACGCCAGCATCGGGGTCGCCGCGCCACTGCTGCTCGTGCTGCTGCGACTGGTGCAGGGCATCGCGCTCGGCGGGGAGTGGGGCGGTGCGGTGCTGCTCGTGGCCGAGCACGGCTCGCCCGCCCATCGCGGTTTCTGGAGCAGCTGGCCGCAAACCGGCGGTCCACTCGGAAACCTCTTGGCCACAGGCGTTCTCGCGGTACTCGGGCTCGGGGTGTCGAACGCCGAATTCCAGGCCTGGGGTTGGCGGATCCCGTTCCTGCTCTCGATCGTGCTGGTGCTGGTCGGCCTCTGGCTGCGGCACGCGGTGGAGGAGTCGCCGATCTTCCTGGAGGCACAGGCCCGCGCCGCGGGCCGGTCCGGACACGCGCCGGTGCGAATCGTGCTGCGCCGCTTTCGCAAACAGGTGCTCATCGCCGCGCTCGCGGACGTCGGCGAGAAGGCCACCTACTACACCTTCAGCATCTTCCTGCTCGCCTACCTGACCCAGGTCGTCCATGTGCCGAAAAGCACTGTGCTGTCCTCGATCACGATCGCTTCGTGCTTCCAGGCGGCCGCCATCGTGGCCGGGGGCGCGGTGGGCGACCGGTTCGGGCGACGGCCCACCAGCGTGCTCTTGGCCGGGCTGATCGCGCTCTGGGCCTTCCTCGCGCTGCCGCTGGTGGACGGTGGCCGGTGGACCGTGATCACCGTGGTGATCACCATCGGACTCACCATGCACGGCCTGCTCACCGGCATCCAGGCACCGTTCTTCGCCGAGCTGTTCCCGAGCGAAGTCCGTTACACCGGAGCGTCTTTGGGCTATCAGCTCGCCACCGTCGTCGGCGGGGCGCTCACCCCGCTGATCGGGGTCGCCCTGCTGGACCGGTACCCGTCCACCGTCCCCGTCTCGCTGCTGCTGTGCGCGATGCTGGCCTGCACCGCCACCGCGTTCCTCTGGGCGGGAGAGACCCGCCGTCTGGACCTGCGCACCATCGCGCACGAGGACGAGCCCACCACGGTGGCCTAG
- a CDS encoding GtrA family protein: MTVLQTTQPGMLPYATLADRYQVLRAEWQTALAGPLRHLRSEHALAQLVRFALVGGASNIAYVLLFLAMHGSGPLVANIAGSLTSTAIANELHRQLTFRAASRVDWRTAQWEGGGLALLGLGISTAALAGLDFWAPGLSDTAQAGAVLVIMAAVGGLRFLALRSLVF; encoded by the coding sequence ATGACCGTCCTGCAGACCACCCAGCCGGGGATGCTCCCCTACGCCACGCTGGCCGATCGGTACCAGGTGCTGCGCGCGGAATGGCAGACGGCGCTCGCCGGACCGCTACGGCACCTGCGAAGTGAGCACGCGCTGGCCCAGCTCGTTCGGTTCGCCCTGGTCGGGGGTGCCAGCAATATCGCCTACGTGTTGCTGTTTCTGGCCATGCACGGCAGCGGCCCCCTGGTCGCCAACATCGCGGGCTCCCTGACGAGCACGGCGATCGCGAACGAACTGCACCGGCAGCTCACGTTTCGCGCGGCAAGCCGCGTCGATTGGCGCACCGCACAGTGGGAGGGCGGCGGGCTGGCACTGCTCGGCCTCGGCATCAGCACTGCGGCCCTTGCCGGACTGGACTTCTGGGCACCGGGCCTCAGCGACACCGCACAGGCGGGCGCCGTGCTCGTCATCATGGCCGCGGTCGGCGGGTTGCGCTTCCTGGCGCTGCGCTCGCTCGTGTTCTGA